A portion of the Glandiceps talaboti chromosome 13, keGlaTala1.1, whole genome shotgun sequence genome contains these proteins:
- the LOC144444833 gene encoding ubiquinol-cytochrome c reductase complex assembly factor 2-like — MAASRYRKFLRLCEQWPIDKTKRGRDVAQHIRDRVAVAFKHGDNSQISNELECDRIYDNLHQINTDYFKNKYPRLYDTTATGCTLDECRLLVATDSIKQMEDYDKGYLHKMKDSVIKNNNETR; from the exons ATGGCAGCTTCCAGATACCGAAAGTTTCTTCGTCTCTGTGAACAGTGGCCCATCGACAAAACCAAACGAGGCCGTGACGTAGCACAACATATACGAGACAGAGTTGCCGTAGCTTTCAAACACGGTGATAACTCACAG ATATCTAACGAACTAGAATGTGATAGAATTTACgacaatttacatcaaataaataCAGACTATTTTAAGAACAAG TATCCCAGACTTTATGACACAACAGCAACTGGCTGTACTCTAGATGAATGCAGATTATTAGTAGCAACag ATAGCATAAAACAAATGGAAGACTATGACAAGGGTTATCTACACAAAATGAAAGACTCtgttataaaaaataacaatgagACCAGATAA